The DNA window AGCACGCCCCCTCCCGCCGCGATGCCCGGGCTGACCACCTCCGTGACGCGCGGGTCCCGGTCCACCTTCAGCACCGTCTGCTCGCCCCGGTCCTCCACGGTGACGCGAGGCAGGAGCAGCTCGCTGGACACCGACACCAGCATGCCGTCGAAGAGGATGGTGCGCGCGGGCTCCAGCGCCCGCAGCAGCGCCTCCAGCCGTTCCGGAGGCAGGGGGCCGCGCGTGGGTTTGGCGAGCAGCGCGTCCGCGACGCGGTCACACGGCTCCACCTGGATGCGCGCGGCCTCCACGGGATTGGTCAGCAGCGACGACAGGCTGCGCGCGAGCAGGCGCGCGGTGTTGTCGGGGCGCACCACCAGCCGTTCGAGCTGGAGCCCTCCCTCCACGCGCTTGAAGCGGTACACCATCCGCTCCGGCTTGGGCGCGGCGCCAGGACGTGCTCCCGCGGCGGCGGGGCTTGCGGGGGCGCGGGGCGCGGCTGTGGGGCGCGGGGGCGGGGGCGGGGGCGCGCTGGGACGCGGAGACGCGCCTTTCTGGGAGGCGTGATGGAGGAAGAGGGCGGCGGCGACCACGTGCTCGCACGGGTCCACCTTCCCTCGGCAGTCACACTCCCAGATTTCGTCCTCGGGATAGAGGGTGGTGGTCACCGGGGCGGGGCGGCCGGTGGCGCGCACGCGCAGCACCGTCTCCTCCTCGCCCACGGACTGCACCGAGACAGCACCCGCGCGAGCGAGGCCCATTCCAGCGGACCACGTCTCCGGGCGTGCTTCCTCCTGGATGGCTTCGAGCAGGTCGGCGGTCGCGGACATACGAGGACCGCCTCCCTAGCGCCGTGGCGGACCCGGCGCAATCCTCGCCTGCGCCGGGTCCTGGGAGGGCGTGGCTACGGGTAGGTGTCCAGGTACGCCCGGTGGCTGTTGGAGAACTCGAAGTTGGTGAACCGGTCCCAGTTGATGGACCAGGTCATCAGCCCCTTGAAGCCGGGGTAGCCCGAGGGGTTGCGCAGCACGTAGCTGCCGCCGAAGGACTGGCCCTTGATGAGATAGTCGAGCGCCCGGTGGACGGTGGACGGGCTCGTGTACCCACCACCCGCCGCCTGGGGCGAGGCGGGCAGGCCAATCAACACCTGGTCCGGGCGCAGCGCGGGGAACGTGTTGGCGGCGTTGCCTCCGACGGGGAAGCCGCGCAGCAGCATCTCCGCCATGGCCACGTGGAAGTCCGCCGTGCCCTGGGCGTACGCGCGGCCGTCCAGCGCGGTGACGGTGCCGGTGTTGTAGTGCTGCACGTGCAGGTAGGTCAGCCTGTCTCGCAGGGCGTGGATGACCGGCAGGTATGCGCCCCAGGGGCCGCCGTACGCGGCCATGCCACCTTGGACGTACGCCGTCTCGGGGGCCATGGTGAGGACGAAGCCGGCGCCATTCTGGTTGAGCAGTTGGCGGGTGGCCTGGATGAGGTTGACGATGCGCGGCGTGGTGGGATTGCGGAAGTCGGTGTCGGTGCCGTTGAGCGACAGCGAGCTGCCTTCCAGGTCCAGGTCGAACCCGTCGAAGCCGTAGGTGCTGATGAGGGACTGCATCGAGTTGACGAAGGTCTGTCGCGCGGTGGCGTCCTCCAGGTGCACCGTGCCGTTGGCGCCGCCAATGGAGATGAGCACCTTGCGGCCCTGGCCCTTCAAGAAGGCGACGTCCGCCTTGAACTCGTCGACCGTCGAGTTGTACGGCACGAAGCCCATGTTGCCGGAGCCCGGGCCGCCCACCGGCTCCGCGAAGGCCACCTGGATGACGTTGTACTTGGTGGAGATGTCGCGCAGCCGGATGTTGCCCGAGCCGTTGTCGAAGTTGTGCCAGTAGCCCACGATGATTTTCTTCCCCGTGGGCCGGGGCCCATCCGTGGTGGTCGCGGAGAGGGCGCCGCTCGCCGGTGAGCGGTTGCCCGCGGCGTCCCGGGCCTTCACGGTGAAGGTGTACGCGGTCGCGGGCGTCAGTCCTCCCACGCTGGCGCTGGTGGTGTCGGTGGACGCGGCCGCCGTCGCGCCTCCGTTGACGAACACCTCGTAGCCGGTGACGCGCACGTTGTCCGTGGACGCATTCCAGGACAGCGTCACGCTGTCGCTGCTCACCCCCAGGGACGCCAGGCCCGTGGGCGTGGAGGGGGCTTCCGTGTCGGCGGGGGGATTGCCGGTCCGCGCCGTCCAGAGCGCCGGGACGTTGGGCGGCTCCCACCCGACGAGCGAGGTATGCGGCTGCCGGCAGTCATAGCCCTTGCCCCCATGGGAGACGATGTCACCCGTGGCGTACTGGACATTGGGCGCCCACGCACCCCGGTCCGCCGCGAGGACCCGCTCGGGCATCAGGAAGGCGAGCAGGGTCATGAGGACCACCAGGGTGGTGAGTCCCGCCCGGTGGAGAGGTCCTGGAAGCTGCATGGTGTTTGCCTTTCGGCTGGGAGAGGAGAGGGCCCGGAGGCACCGAGCCATGAGAGAGGCCCCCGTCATTTTTCGGGTCAACCCTCCCGGTTGCCGGGTGGCCAACGCTTGGATGAGAGCGGTGCGCCACGGCGCGGGGCGGCTTGCACGTCCCGATTCCGCACGGATGGATTCAGGCGCGTGGGACGCGGAGGAAATCGCCCGGAAATTCCCCCGGATTTTTCGAACATCCCGGGTGAGTGCGGCCAGTCATTTCGCGGACTTGGCCCGGGTCGTCGAAAAAATCGAGACCCTGTCGATCGTTCCCCGGCTCATTCGACGAAGCGATAGAGGCCGGGAAGGACGCCGGTCAACGCAACCGCGAACCTGAGAGAGAGACAACGATGCGATTCATGGTGCTGGTGAAGGCGACGAAGGATTCGGAAGCGGGAACGATGCCGGAGCAGTCCCTGCTGGAGGCGATGGGGAAGTACAACGAGGAGCTGGTGAAGGCCGGCGTGCTGCTCGCGGGTGAGGGCCTCCACCCCAGCTCGAAGGGCGCGCGGGTTCGCTTCAACGGCTCCACGCGGACCGTGATTGACGGCCCCTTCGCGGAGACCAAGGAGCTGATCGCCGGCTTCTGGCTGTTCCAGGTGAAGTCGCTGGAAGAGGCCATCGAGTGGGTGAAGCGCTGCCCGAACCCGATGCTGGTCGAGTCGGAGATTGAGATTCGCCGCGTGTTCGACCCCGAGGACTTCGGCGCCGCGCTCACGCCCGAGCTCCAGGCGCAGGAAGAGAGCCTGCGCCAGCAGGTCGCGAAGAACTGAGCAGTTGGTCATTTCAAGGAGGACGCACGGGCCCGGCTGAATCACCGGGCCCGTGTGGAGTTGAGCGGAACGCTGGACACCGGAGTCAATCCACACCGGTGTGTCGTGGATGTCGCCATCGCGGGTGTCAAGTGACACGGGCGGTGCTTGTGTTTTGAAGGCTTTGTCCTGGCGGCATGGTCATCCTGGGCCATGAGCGCGAGACGTGTATCAACAATGGC is part of the Myxococcus landrumus genome and encodes:
- a CDS encoding YciI family protein, translating into MRFMVLVKATKDSEAGTMPEQSLLEAMGKYNEELVKAGVLLAGEGLHPSSKGARVRFNGSTRTVIDGPFAETKELIAGFWLFQVKSLEEAIEWVKRCPNPMLVESEIEIRRVFDPEDFGAALTPELQAQEESLRQQVAKN
- a CDS encoding chitinase, which encodes MQLPGPLHRAGLTTLVVLMTLLAFLMPERVLAADRGAWAPNVQYATGDIVSHGGKGYDCRQPHTSLVGWEPPNVPALWTARTGNPPADTEAPSTPTGLASLGVSSDSVTLSWNASTDNVRVTGYEVFVNGGATAAASTDTTSASVGGLTPATAYTFTVKARDAAGNRSPASGALSATTTDGPRPTGKKIIVGYWHNFDNGSGNIRLRDISTKYNVIQVAFAEPVGGPGSGNMGFVPYNSTVDEFKADVAFLKGQGRKVLISIGGANGTVHLEDATARQTFVNSMQSLISTYGFDGFDLDLEGSSLSLNGTDTDFRNPTTPRIVNLIQATRQLLNQNGAGFVLTMAPETAYVQGGMAAYGGPWGAYLPVIHALRDRLTYLHVQHYNTGTVTALDGRAYAQGTADFHVAMAEMLLRGFPVGGNAANTFPALRPDQVLIGLPASPQAAGGGYTSPSTVHRALDYLIKGQSFGGSYVLRNPSGYPGFKGLMTWSINWDRFTNFEFSNSHRAYLDTYP